In Pantoea cypripedii, the following proteins share a genomic window:
- the ppnP gene encoding pyrimidine/purine nucleoside phosphorylase: MLNVSEYFDGKVKSIGFDSVTIGRASVGVMAEGEYTFGTGQPEEMTVVSGALKVLLPGETEWKWFEAGSVFNVPGQSEFHLQVAEPTSYLCRYL, encoded by the coding sequence ATGCTCAACGTGAGTGAGTATTTTGACGGAAAAGTGAAGTCCATTGGTTTCGATAGTGTCACCATTGGGCGCGCAAGCGTGGGCGTGATGGCAGAAGGTGAATACACCTTCGGTACAGGTCAGCCAGAAGAGATGACGGTGGTCAGTGGCGCACTGAAAGTGCTGCTGCCGGGTGAAACTGAGTGGAAATGGTTTGAAGCGGGTAGCGTGTTCAACGTACCGGGCCAAAGCGAGTTCCATCTTCAGGTCGCTGAGCCAACCTCTTATCTGTGCCGCTATCTGTAA
- the mak gene encoding fructokinase, whose protein sequence is MRIGIDLGGTKIEVIALSDQGQELFRHRVNTPRDDYGATVQAIVDLVQLAEEKTGQRGTVGLGIPGTISPYTQRVKNANSTWLNGQPLDKDLAQALNRDVRIANDANCLAVSEAVDGAGAGQPLVFAVIIGTGSGAGVAINGESRIGGNGNAGEWGHNPLPWMDEDELRYRAEVPCYCGLQGCIETFVSGTGFAIDYQRLSGQALKGAEIIKLIEQQDPVAELAMHRYEMRLAKSLAQVVNLLDPDVIVLGGGMSNNDRLYQTVPTLMKQWVFGRECETPVLKAVHGDSSGVRGAAWLWPLKE, encoded by the coding sequence GTGCGTATTGGTATCGATTTAGGTGGCACCAAAATTGAAGTAATTGCGCTGTCAGACCAGGGGCAGGAGTTGTTTCGGCACCGCGTGAATACCCCGCGTGATGACTATGGTGCGACGGTTCAGGCGATTGTCGATCTGGTGCAGCTGGCGGAAGAAAAAACCGGGCAGCGGGGTACGGTCGGACTGGGCATCCCAGGCACCATTTCGCCCTATACCCAACGGGTGAAAAATGCCAATTCCACCTGGCTGAACGGGCAACCACTGGATAAGGATCTGGCACAGGCGCTGAATCGTGACGTGCGAATCGCTAACGACGCGAATTGTCTGGCGGTGTCCGAAGCGGTGGACGGTGCTGGTGCAGGACAGCCGCTGGTGTTTGCGGTGATTATCGGCACCGGCTCGGGAGCGGGGGTGGCGATAAACGGTGAGTCGCGCATCGGCGGCAACGGCAATGCCGGTGAATGGGGCCATAATCCGCTGCCGTGGATGGATGAAGATGAGCTGCGTTATCGCGCAGAAGTGCCGTGTTATTGCGGCTTGCAGGGCTGCATCGAGACCTTTGTATCCGGCACCGGGTTTGCCATCGATTATCAGCGTCTGAGCGGACAAGCGCTGAAAGGGGCAGAGATCATTAAGCTGATAGAACAGCAGGACCCGGTGGCTGAGCTGGCGATGCACCGTTACGAAATGCGTCTGGCAAAATCGCTGGCTCAGGTGGTGAATTTGCTCGACCCGGATGTCATTGTGCTGGGTGGTGGCATGAGTAATAACGATCGGTTGTATCAGACCGTACCGACGCTGATGAAACAGTGGGTCTTTGGTCGGGAGTGCGAAACACCGGTACTCAAAGCGGTGCATGGCGATTCCAGCGGTGTACGTGGTGCCGCCTGGTTATGGCCATTAAAAGAATAA
- the aroL gene encoding shikimate kinase AroL produces the protein MSLPIYLIGARGCGKTTIGQALSQALGYAFRDTDHHLQTTTQRSVAEIVTAEGWDSFRARETESLQAVTAPCTIIATGGGMVLAEVNRRFMREHGQVIWLNAPSSVLADRLERQPEADQRPTLTGRPIAEEMGDILRQRAHLYHQSAHHEVNAMQSPELVVEEILRSLSLARAS, from the coding sequence ATGTCATTACCCATCTATCTGATCGGCGCACGCGGTTGCGGTAAAACCACCATTGGCCAGGCGCTGTCGCAGGCCCTCGGCTACGCCTTCCGCGATACCGACCATCACCTGCAAACCACCACCCAGCGCAGTGTCGCCGAAATCGTGACGGCTGAGGGCTGGGACAGCTTCCGTGCACGCGAAACCGAGTCACTGCAGGCAGTCACCGCACCCTGCACCATCATTGCCACCGGCGGCGGCATGGTGCTGGCGGAAGTGAACCGTCGTTTTATGCGCGAACATGGCCAGGTCATTTGGTTAAATGCCCCTTCCAGCGTACTGGCAGATCGTCTGGAGCGGCAGCCCGAAGCGGATCAACGTCCGACACTGACCGGTCGCCCGATTGCGGAAGAGATGGGCGATATCCTGCGCCAGCGTGCGCATTTGTACCATCAATCGGCCCATCATGAAGTGAATGCGATGCAGTCACCGGAATTGGTGGTTGAAGAGATTCTCCGCTCGCTGTCACTGGCCCGCGCCAGCTAA
- a CDS encoding IclR family transcriptional regulator: MTTLENAAAVLKLFQRFGVTQGHPGLTFTEVVEALDLPKSTVSRLLATMESQGLLERDPDSRCFHIGRVLLSVAGHYLSTPLVDSASAAMARLAASTGCMGYISVLDGNDIIVMRMYHGRLFTQLITPPGTRMPAAGTSTGRVLLAQSSDDVVRERFAHEWHAASLNSPLDPDALCAELATIRQQGWALARNETLPGISSMAVAVTNKHRGESVALCLSFLSQEAAPGYPEALLNELRATAALMAEKYGA; the protein is encoded by the coding sequence ATGACCACACTCGAAAATGCTGCCGCCGTACTTAAATTATTTCAGCGCTTTGGCGTGACGCAGGGGCATCCTGGTCTCACCTTTACCGAAGTGGTTGAGGCGCTGGATCTGCCGAAAAGTACCGTTTCCCGTTTACTGGCGACGATGGAAAGCCAGGGATTGCTGGAGCGCGATCCCGATAGCCGTTGTTTCCATATTGGCCGCGTGTTGCTGTCGGTGGCGGGACATTATCTTTCAACTCCGCTGGTGGATAGCGCCTCTGCTGCTATGGCACGCCTGGCGGCCAGCACCGGCTGCATGGGCTACATCTCGGTGCTGGACGGGAACGACATCATCGTGATGCGTATGTACCACGGACGCCTGTTTACCCAGTTGATCACCCCGCCAGGTACCCGTATGCCTGCGGCGGGCACCTCCACCGGGCGTGTGCTGCTGGCACAAAGCAGCGATGACGTGGTGCGCGAGCGTTTTGCCCATGAGTGGCATGCAGCCTCACTGAATTCACCGCTCGATCCTGATGCGCTGTGCGCTGAACTGGCGACCATCCGCCAGCAAGGCTGGGCGCTGGCGCGTAATGAAACGCTGCCAGGTATCAGCTCGATGGCGGTTGCCGTCACCAACAAACACCGCGGCGAAAGTGTCGCACTCTGCCTGTCATTTCTTTCACAAGAAGCCGCGCCCGGCTATCCGGAAGCGCTGCTCAATGAATTACGCGCCACTGCGGCCCTGATGGCCGAAAAATATGGCGCATGA
- a CDS encoding DUF2076 domain-containing protein has product MQSEEQQLIESLFSRLKQAESQSGPRDIGAEQLIKQHLLSQPGAPYYMAQAILIQEAAMKKLNAQVGELENRLAQAQQQQQAPQQSSGGFLSSLFGGGASRPAAQPQQQPVWNSAPAQQQQPPQQPQYASAPPARGTGFLGGALQTAVGVAGGVVMADMLTSMFHHSQPEEIVNIINEPALPQVDDNLDSFNGVNDSNNAFLNDNNNGWDNSFADNNDFSDFGGSDFNDDDDNFV; this is encoded by the coding sequence ATGCAGAGCGAAGAACAACAGTTAATTGAAAGCCTGTTCAGCCGTCTGAAACAGGCTGAGAGCCAGAGCGGCCCGCGTGATATCGGCGCCGAGCAGTTAATCAAACAGCATTTGCTGTCACAGCCCGGTGCGCCTTATTACATGGCACAGGCCATCCTGATTCAGGAAGCGGCGATGAAAAAGCTCAATGCCCAAGTGGGTGAGCTGGAAAATCGTCTGGCGCAGGCACAGCAGCAACAGCAGGCTCCGCAGCAAAGCAGCGGCGGATTCCTTTCCAGCCTGTTTGGTGGTGGCGCATCGCGCCCTGCTGCACAGCCTCAGCAGCAGCCGGTGTGGAACAGCGCCCCGGCACAGCAGCAGCAACCACCTCAGCAGCCGCAATACGCCAGCGCGCCACCCGCACGCGGCACCGGTTTTCTCGGTGGCGCGTTGCAGACCGCCGTCGGTGTGGCCGGTGGTGTGGTGATGGCGGACATGCTAACCAGCATGTTCCACCATTCGCAGCCGGAAGAGATTGTGAACATCATCAATGAACCCGCGCTGCCGCAGGTTGATGACAATCTTGATAGCTTTAATGGCGTCAACGATAGCAACAATGCGTTCCTGAATGACAATAACAACGGCTGGGATAACAGCTTCGCCGATAACAACGATTTCAGCGATTTCGGCGGCAGCGACTTCAACGACGACGATGACAATTTTGTCTAA
- a CDS encoding OPT/YSL family transporter: MRHHNPIKSVGVGLMLVLLSIAGAIIGVQLITTIGVTPNTSIIGALFAMLLARIPLQWYQSYRSVEVQNLAQTAISSATFGAANSLLMPIAVPWALGEPQLVLPLFVGVSAAMLLDAYLLYRLFDTRVFPASNAWPPGVAAAEAIKAGDKGGRQAWLLVVGIVGGIVGSMLKIPMSAFGTAFIGNIWALTMLGVGFLLRAYSQPVAGIDINALYIPHGVMVGAGVVALIQVVQVIRSRRNDALNVSRSDSEVKRSLGFGTVGYIVISTLLALAGGLWSQMGLPMLVLFIVYAAFAAFVHELIVGIAAMHSGWFPAFAVALITLILGILLGFPPLALCLLCGFTAATGPAFADMGYDLKAGFILRGNGADVQQELWGRRIQLIAAMIAFVIAIPVVWYAHTLFFAENLLPPVARVYAKTIQAGAEPGIAGNLLIWAIPGAIIQLIGGPKRQLGVLLATGLLINNAAAGWAVLVGIALRILILRVWGERGRSPMEVMAAGFIAGDALYSFFHSLFASSSKK, from the coding sequence ATGCGTCACCATAATCCAATAAAAAGTGTCGGAGTCGGTTTAATGCTGGTGTTGTTGTCCATTGCGGGCGCGATCATTGGCGTACAATTAATTACTACCATCGGAGTCACTCCCAATACTTCCATTATCGGCGCGCTGTTTGCCATGCTGCTGGCGCGTATTCCGCTGCAATGGTATCAAAGCTACCGTTCGGTGGAGGTGCAGAACCTGGCGCAAACCGCTATCTCATCCGCCACCTTCGGTGCCGCCAACAGCCTGCTGATGCCGATTGCGGTACCCTGGGCGCTGGGCGAACCACAGCTGGTGCTACCGCTGTTTGTCGGGGTCAGTGCGGCGATGTTGCTGGATGCTTATTTGCTGTATCGCCTGTTCGATACCCGCGTATTCCCGGCCAGCAATGCCTGGCCGCCGGGGGTGGCCGCTGCGGAAGCGATCAAAGCCGGTGACAAAGGGGGCCGCCAGGCGTGGCTGCTGGTGGTGGGCATTGTCGGCGGGATTGTGGGTTCGATGCTGAAGATTCCAATGTCGGCATTTGGCACGGCGTTTATCGGCAATATCTGGGCGCTGACCATGCTTGGTGTGGGCTTCCTGTTGCGTGCTTATTCTCAGCCGGTGGCGGGTATCGATATTAATGCGCTGTATATTCCGCACGGGGTGATGGTCGGTGCCGGTGTGGTGGCTCTGATTCAGGTGGTGCAGGTGATTCGCAGCCGCCGTAATGATGCGCTTAACGTCAGCCGCAGCGATAGCGAAGTGAAACGCTCGCTCGGTTTCGGCACCGTCGGCTATATCGTCATTTCCACGCTGCTGGCGCTGGCAGGTGGTTTGTGGAGCCAGATGGGCCTGCCGATGCTGGTGCTATTTATTGTTTATGCTGCCTTTGCTGCTTTTGTTCATGAGTTGATCGTTGGTATCGCTGCGATGCATTCCGGCTGGTTCCCGGCTTTTGCGGTGGCGCTGATTACCCTGATCCTCGGTATTTTGCTCGGCTTCCCGCCGCTGGCGCTGTGTCTGCTGTGTGGCTTTACCGCCGCAACTGGCCCGGCCTTTGCGGACATGGGTTATGACCTGAAAGCCGGTTTTATCCTGCGCGGTAATGGTGCGGATGTGCAGCAGGAGTTGTGGGGCCGTCGCATTCAGCTGATTGCGGCGATGATCGCCTTTGTGATCGCCATTCCGGTGGTGTGGTATGCCCATACGCTGTTCTTTGCGGAAAACCTGTTGCCGCCGGTTGCCCGGGTTTACGCCAAAACCATTCAGGCCGGTGCGGAGCCGGGCATCGCGGGTAATTTGCTGATTTGGGCCATTCCCGGCGCGATCATTCAGCTGATTGGTGGACCGAAACGTCAGCTCGGTGTGCTGCTGGCCACCGGCCTGCTGATTAACAATGCCGCCGCTGGCTGGGCGGTGTTGGTGGGGATTGCGTTACGCATTCTGATCCTGCGCGTGTGGGGCGAGCGCGGTCGTTCACCGATGGAGGTGATGGCGGCAGGCTTTATCGCCGGTGATGCGCTCTACAGCTTCTTCCATTCACTTTTTGCCAGTAGCAGTAAGAAATAA
- a CDS encoding YaiI/YqxD family protein: MSIWVDADACPNVIKEVLYRAAERTQTQVTFVANQPLRVPPSPWLKTLQVAAGFDVADNEIVKRVQPGELVITGDIPLAAEVLEKGAAALNPRGERYSPDTIRQRLTMRDFMETMRASGIQSGGPSALSPRDRQQFANELDKWLRQRR; encoded by the coding sequence ATGTCGATTTGGGTTGATGCCGATGCCTGTCCCAATGTCATCAAAGAAGTGCTCTATCGCGCCGCCGAGCGTACCCAAACCCAGGTCACCTTTGTGGCTAACCAGCCACTGCGCGTGCCGCCTTCACCCTGGTTGAAAACGTTGCAGGTGGCAGCGGGTTTTGATGTGGCCGATAACGAAATCGTCAAACGCGTACAGCCGGGTGAGCTGGTGATTACCGGTGATATTCCGCTGGCGGCGGAAGTGCTGGAGAAGGGAGCGGCGGCGCTAAATCCGCGTGGTGAACGTTATTCGCCGGACACGATTCGCCAGCGGTTAACCATGCGCGACTTTATGGAAACCATGCGCGCCAGTGGCATTCAAAGTGGCGGCCCGTCGGCACTAAGCCCACGCGACCGCCAGCAGTTTGCTAACGAACTGGATAAGTGGTTACGTCAACGGCGTTAG
- the rdgC gene encoding recombination-associated protein RdgC, with the protein MLWFKNMMVYRLNRDIPLSADDLEKQLDAFTFSPCGSQDMAKTGWVSPMGNRSEALTHVINGQIVICARTEQKILPSPVVKQALEAKIDKLEAEQSRKLKKTEKDSLKDEVLHSLLPRAFSRFSQTFMWIDTVNNLIIVDCASAKKAEDTLALLRKSLGSLPVVPLTLEKPIEMTLTEWVRSGELPAGFALMDEAELKAQLEDGGVIRCKKQDLVSDEIATHIEAGKVVTKLALDWQERIQLVIADDASVKRLKFSDTLREQNDDIDRDDFAQRFDADFILMTSELAALISNLVEALGGEAQR; encoded by the coding sequence ATGTTGTGGTTTAAAAATATGATGGTTTATCGTCTGAATCGTGACATCCCGCTGTCCGCAGACGATCTGGAAAAACAGCTCGACGCCTTCACCTTTTCTCCCTGTGGTAGCCAGGATATGGCTAAAACCGGTTGGGTCTCCCCAATGGGTAACCGCAGCGAGGCGCTGACGCACGTGATTAATGGTCAGATTGTGATCTGTGCACGTACTGAGCAAAAAATCCTGCCTTCTCCCGTGGTGAAGCAGGCACTGGAAGCCAAAATTGACAAGCTTGAAGCGGAACAGAGCCGCAAGCTGAAAAAGACCGAAAAAGACTCGCTGAAGGATGAAGTGCTGCACAGCTTGCTGCCGCGTGCGTTTAGCCGCTTCAGCCAGACCTTTATGTGGATCGACACCGTCAACAACCTGATTATCGTTGACTGCGCCAGCGCTAAGAAAGCCGAAGATACGCTGGCGCTGCTGCGTAAAAGCCTGGGGTCGCTGCCGGTGGTGCCGCTGACGCTGGAAAAACCGATTGAAATGACGCTGACCGAATGGGTGCGTTCTGGTGAACTGCCTGCCGGTTTTGCCCTGATGGATGAAGCCGAGCTGAAAGCGCAGCTGGAAGACGGTGGCGTGATCCGCTGTAAAAAGCAGGATCTGGTGTCAGACGAAATTGCGACCCATATCGAAGCCGGGAAAGTGGTAACCAAACTGGCGCTCGACTGGCAGGAGCGTATTCAATTGGTTATCGCCGATGACGCATCGGTAAAACGTCTGAAATTCAGCGATACGCTGCGTGAGCAGAATGACGATATCGATCGTGATGATTTTGCCCAGCGTTTCGATGCCGATTTTATCCTGATGACCAGCGAACTGGCTGCGCTGATCAGCAACCTGGTCGAAGCGTTAGGCGGCGAAGCCCAGCGTTAA
- a CDS encoding YaiA family protein — MPSRPPYPRHARIVAVEKGTPGNTVTWYELRADHPRPDSLISEHKTAAEAQDAKLRYEDVEKE, encoded by the coding sequence ATGCCATCAAGACCACCTTATCCGCGACATGCTCGCATCGTCGCTGTTGAAAAAGGCACACCGGGCAACACTGTGACCTGGTACGAATTACGCGCCGATCATCCACGTCCTGATTCGCTCATCAGCGAACATAAAACTGCTGCTGAAGCGCAGGATGCTAAACTTCGCTACGAAGATGTGGAAAAAGAGTAA
- the proC gene encoding pyrroline-5-carboxylate reductase, with protein MLEKKIGFIGAGNMAKAIISGLVNSGQIAPANIWVFDRKPATNQALAQQYGVTAAESAESLAREVDILFGAVKPNVILKVLKDLASQLKKEALVVSIAAGVTLDSLAAVLGHDRKIIRVMPNTPSLVNEGMTSVTPNVLVEQHETDEVVAIFESFGKAAVVSEYLIHAVVGVSGSAPAYVFMFIEAMADAAVLGGMPRAQAYQFAAQAVKGSAQMVLETGKHPGELKDMVCSPGGTTIEAVKVLEEKGFRAAVIEAMQQCMKKSDALSKS; from the coding sequence ATGCTGGAGAAGAAAATCGGGTTTATTGGTGCCGGTAATATGGCGAAAGCGATCATCAGCGGCCTGGTGAATAGCGGACAAATCGCCCCGGCCAACATCTGGGTTTTTGACCGCAAACCCGCCACCAATCAGGCGCTGGCGCAGCAGTATGGCGTCACGGCAGCCGAGAGCGCCGAAAGCCTGGCACGTGAAGTCGATATCCTTTTTGGCGCAGTGAAACCGAATGTGATTCTCAAAGTGCTGAAGGATCTGGCCAGCCAGCTGAAAAAAGAGGCGCTGGTGGTGTCGATCGCCGCTGGCGTAACGCTGGATTCGCTGGCTGCCGTGCTGGGTCACGATCGTAAAATCATCCGCGTGATGCCGAATACGCCGTCACTGGTGAATGAGGGCATGACCTCAGTCACGCCGAATGTGCTGGTTGAGCAGCATGAAACCGACGAAGTGGTGGCGATTTTCGAGAGTTTCGGTAAAGCCGCCGTGGTGAGTGAATACCTGATTCACGCGGTTGTTGGCGTAAGTGGCTCTGCCCCGGCCTACGTGTTTATGTTTATTGAAGCGATGGCGGATGCGGCGGTACTCGGCGGTATGCCGCGTGCCCAGGCCTATCAGTTTGCCGCGCAGGCGGTGAAAGGCTCTGCACAGATGGTGCTGGAAACCGGGAAACATCCTGGCGAGCTGAAAGACATGGTGTGCTCTCCCGGCGGCACCACCATCGAAGCAGTCAAGGTGCTGGAAGAAAAAGGCTTCCGGGCAGCGGTGATCGAAGCGATGCAGCAATGTATGAAAAAATCGGATGCGTTGAGTAAATCGTAA
- a CDS encoding DUF1177 domain-containing protein, whose product MSLQQTLQVFELLDSAFVDGQQVVDLFAAYPGVSASTKRVSGPKGRTDFVRIDIPGAKGKSQGGSAPTLGIIGRLGGIGARPTRIGMVSDADGAVAAISSALKLAQMQTKGDVLAGDVIITTHICPDAPTRPHEPVDFMDSPIDDVTMNDNEVVAGVDAILSIDTTKGNRILNHKGYALSPTVKEGYILRVSEDLLRIMEMTSGRPAVTFPITTQDITPYGNGVYHLNSILQPSTATDVPVVGVAICAESVVPGCGTGASHEVDIASTVKFAVEVAKEFGRETCQFYDAQEYALLLSLYGSLSHLRSRKS is encoded by the coding sequence ATGAGTTTACAGCAGACATTGCAGGTCTTTGAGTTACTCGATAGTGCCTTTGTGGATGGTCAGCAGGTGGTTGATCTGTTTGCCGCCTATCCCGGCGTCAGCGCCAGTACCAAACGTGTCAGCGGGCCGAAAGGGCGTACCGATTTTGTGCGCATCGATATCCCTGGCGCCAAAGGTAAAAGCCAGGGAGGCAGTGCGCCGACCCTCGGTATTATTGGGCGTCTCGGCGGGATTGGTGCCCGTCCGACACGTATCGGGATGGTGTCGGATGCTGACGGTGCCGTGGCGGCCATCAGCAGCGCGCTGAAACTGGCACAGATGCAAACCAAAGGCGATGTGCTGGCCGGTGACGTGATCATTACCACCCATATCTGTCCGGATGCGCCGACACGTCCGCACGAGCCGGTGGATTTTATGGATTCACCGATCGATGACGTCACCATGAATGATAACGAAGTGGTAGCCGGGGTGGACGCGATCCTCTCCATCGATACCACTAAAGGCAACCGTATCCTGAATCACAAAGGTTATGCGCTGTCACCGACGGTGAAAGAGGGCTACATTCTGCGCGTCTCGGAAGATCTGCTGCGCATTATGGAAATGACCAGTGGCCGTCCGGCAGTGACCTTCCCGATCACCACCCAGGATATCACGCCGTATGGCAATGGGGTTTATCACCTTAACAGCATTCTGCAACCCTCAACCGCCACCGATGTGCCGGTGGTCGGCGTGGCTATTTGCGCTGAGTCGGTGGTGCCTGGCTGTGGGACGGGTGCCAGCCACGAAGTGGATATCGCCAGCACGGTGAAATTTGCCGTGGAAGTGGCTAAAGAGTTTGGTCGCGAGACTTGTCAGTTCTACGACGCGCAGGAGTACGCTCTGCTGCTATCTTTGTATGGTAGCCTCAGTCATTTGCGTTCCCGGAAATCCTAA
- the eat gene encoding ethanolamine permease yields the protein MTSKLKPTLGTLHLWGIAVGLVISGEYFGWSYGWGVAGTLGFLITTALIATMYTCFIFSFTELTTAIPHAGGPFAYSRRAFGETGGLIAGLATLIEFVFAPPAIAMAIGAYLNVQYPELNPKTAAVGAYVVFMTLNILGVKLAAMFELVVTVLAVLELLVFMGVVSPGFSIANFAANGWAGSEHFGMPAVSGIFAAIPFAIWFFLAIEGAAMAAEEAKDPKRTIPKAYITGILTLVVLAIGVMLLAGGAGDWRKLSDINDPLPQAMKMIVGENSNWMHMLVWIGLFGLVASFHGIILGYSRQFFALARAGYLPQSLAKLSRFQTPHRAIIAGGLIGIAAIYSDGWINLQGMSLTAAMITMAVFGAIVMYLMSMLSLFKLRRTAPDLERSFRAPGYPIVPGIALVLSLVCLVAMLWFNPVIGGLFVAIMAVGYVYFLATKAQRDNAPQDSMLVGE from the coding sequence ATGACGAGCAAGCTCAAACCCACCCTGGGAACCCTGCATCTTTGGGGTATCGCGGTTGGCCTGGTCATTTCCGGGGAGTATTTCGGCTGGAGTTACGGCTGGGGCGTAGCAGGGACGCTGGGATTTCTCATTACGACGGCGCTGATCGCCACCATGTACACCTGTTTTATTTTCAGCTTCACCGAACTGACTACCGCTATCCCGCATGCCGGTGGTCCGTTTGCCTATAGCCGCCGCGCCTTTGGTGAAACCGGTGGCCTGATTGCCGGTCTGGCAACCCTGATCGAGTTCGTGTTCGCGCCCCCGGCCATCGCCATGGCGATTGGTGCCTATCTCAATGTGCAATACCCGGAACTCAACCCCAAAACCGCTGCGGTCGGGGCTTATGTGGTGTTTATGACGCTGAATATTCTCGGCGTGAAACTGGCAGCGATGTTTGAGCTGGTGGTTACGGTGCTGGCGGTGCTGGAACTGCTGGTGTTTATGGGCGTGGTCTCACCCGGCTTCAGCATTGCCAATTTCGCCGCCAACGGCTGGGCGGGCAGCGAACATTTTGGTATGCCTGCGGTGTCTGGCATTTTTGCCGCCATTCCGTTTGCTATCTGGTTCTTCCTCGCCATTGAAGGGGCGGCGATGGCAGCAGAAGAAGCGAAAGATCCGAAGCGTACCATCCCCAAAGCCTACATCACCGGCATTCTGACCCTGGTGGTTTTAGCGATTGGCGTGATGCTGCTGGCGGGCGGTGCCGGTGACTGGCGCAAACTGTCGGACATCAATGACCCGCTGCCACAGGCGATGAAGATGATCGTCGGCGAAAACTCTAACTGGATGCATATGCTGGTGTGGATCGGCCTGTTCGGCCTGGTTGCCAGCTTCCACGGCATTATTCTGGGCTATTCACGTCAATTCTTTGCGCTGGCGCGTGCCGGTTATCTGCCGCAAAGCCTGGCGAAACTGTCACGCTTTCAGACGCCGCATCGTGCCATTATTGCCGGTGGCCTGATTGGGATTGCGGCAATTTACAGTGACGGCTGGATTAACCTGCAAGGTATGAGCCTGACGGCAGCCATGATCACCATGGCGGTGTTTGGCGCGATTGTGATGTACCTGATGAGCATGCTGAGTTTGTTCAAACTTCGTCGCACCGCGCCGGATTTGGAACGCAGCTTCCGCGCACCGGGCTATCCGATTGTGCCGGGTATCGCGCTGGTGCTGTCGCTGGTGTGTCTGGTGGCGATGCTGTGGTTTAACCCGGTGATTGGCGGCCTGTTTGTGGCGATTATGGCGGTGGGCTATGTCTACTTCCTTGCCACGAAAGCGCAACGCGACAACGCCCCGCAGGATTCAATGCTGGTGGGCGAATAG
- a CDS encoding AroM family protein: protein MKTSLVTLTIGQSPRSDILPLLQAYLPAEQVAHAGLLDGLSLAEVEQHYTPAMGEKVLVSRMQDGQQVRLSARQVEQGLQQKIYALEEQGYNTILLLCTGEFGALKTQKALLLEPDRIIPPLVGAIVHGHKVGIVVPVEEQIAEQASKWRNLGTPPCFAVASPYLAQQTDMIEAGLSLQEQGADVVILDCIGYHQKHRDFLQKMLGIPVLLSNVLVAKLAAELIV, encoded by the coding sequence ATGAAAACATCTCTGGTTACTCTGACCATTGGTCAGTCGCCGCGCAGCGATATTCTGCCATTGTTGCAGGCGTATCTGCCCGCAGAGCAGGTGGCGCACGCCGGTTTACTCGACGGCCTCTCCCTGGCGGAAGTGGAGCAGCACTACACACCAGCAATGGGTGAAAAAGTGCTGGTTTCGCGGATGCAGGACGGACAGCAGGTACGCTTATCGGCACGTCAGGTGGAGCAGGGATTGCAGCAAAAAATCTACGCACTGGAGGAGCAGGGTTACAACACCATCCTGCTGCTGTGCACCGGAGAGTTTGGTGCATTGAAGACGCAAAAAGCGTTGTTGCTGGAGCCTGATCGCATCATTCCGCCGCTGGTGGGGGCGATTGTGCACGGCCACAAAGTTGGGATTGTGGTGCCGGTGGAGGAACAGATTGCTGAGCAGGCCAGCAAATGGCGTAACCTCGGTACTCCCCCCTGTTTCGCCGTCGCCAGTCCTTATCTGGCGCAGCAGACGGATATGATTGAAGCCGGCCTGTCGCTACAGGAGCAGGGAGCCGATGTGGTGATACTGGATTGCATCGGTTATCACCAGAAGCATCGTGATTTTCTGCAGAAGATGCTGGGGATTCCGGTCCTGCTGTCTAATGTCCTGGTAGCCAAACTGGCAGCGGAATTGATCGTTTAA